The DNA window GCGAGGTCCGGAGCGGCCGCTCAGGCCCGACGCCCCCGCAACGCGGACCGCCCGCCCATCAGCGCGATGACCGCGCCGATCCCGATCGCGAGGAACGGGGCGTTCGATCGCTGCTTCCTGAGGAACGCGTCGCCCGGCGAGTCGGGCGTCACGTACGCCGTGACCGTCTCGCCGGTCTCGTACTCCTCGATCGCCTCCCTCGCGGCCGACCGGGTGTCGTAGGACCGCTGAACCGACGCCGGATACACGCCGGTCGCGGTGTATCTCTCTCCGCGGTACGCGTACTCGTAGCGGACGAACGGGTAGTAGTCCACGTCCGGGCTCGAAGCCGAGCTCGTGGAGTCGAGATCGGTCTCGAGGACCACCGCCTCGACGGGTTCCGCGGTCTCGATCGCCTGCTGCTGCTGGAGGTAGTCGTATCCGCCGTAGCCGGCGAGCGCCAGCCCGACGACGAGGAACAACAGGCCGCCGCGGACGGGGTCGATCTCCCGCCCGGCGACGGTGATGTCGGTGTTGGAGGACACGGATGGCGCTCCTCCGTCTCGATCCAAAGGGCTGTCGGAACTTCGCCGCGGAGACGGGTTGAAATGGCTCCCGCCCGAAGGATCCGCCATGACGATGAAGGAGGAGGGCGAGCCGGATCTCTACGAGATCGATCGCTTCGACCGCGGCGTGGGATGGATCGCGTATCCCGGCGAGACGATGGAGCGCGCGAGCCACGCGCTCGCGGTTCCGAACGAGGACGGCGACGACGACGTGTGGGTGATCGACCCGGTCGACGCGCCGGGAGTCGACGACCTGATCGCGGAGTTCGGCTCGGTCGCGGGGGTCGTCGTCGGCCTCGACCGACACGAACGCGACGCCGCGGCGCTCGCGACCCGCCACGACGCGCCCGTCTACGTGCCCGAGTGGATGACGGACGTCGCCGGCGGGATCGACGCTCCGGTGCGCCGGTTCGACCGCCGGCTGGCCGACTCCGGCTTCGAGTCGATCCGGATCCGCGACTCCAAGCTACCGCCGTGGCAGGAGGTCGGCCTCTTCGACGGCGAGACCCTCGTCGTTCCCGAGTCGCTCGGGTCGTCGTCGTACTTCCGGGGGGACCGCGAGCGGCTCGGCGTCCACCCGATGCTCCGGCTGACGCCGCCGCGGGCGGCCCTTTCCGGGCTCGACCCCGAGCGCGTCCTCGTCGGCCACGGCGTGGGCGTCCTCGAGGACGCCGGCGCGGCGGTCGAGAACGCCCTCGACGGGTCCCGGCGCAAGGCACCCGGCCTCTACGCGAGGACGCTCCGGTCCGCGCTCGGGATCTGATCGGCCCGTGATCCACGTCACCCGCGACCTGCTGACGGTGCTTCTCGACCACGCCGCGGAGCGCGACCCGGCCGCGGTGAGCCTCCGGCTGTCGGCCACTCGGGCGGGGGAGTTCGACGCGGACCTCGGGGTGGATCCGGAGACGCCCGTGTTGACGCACTTCACGCTCGAGGGCGTCGGCGGGTCGGTGAACGCGGTGTTCGGGGTCGAACTCGGGACGCCCGCGGGCCGGGGCGGCGCGCGGTTCCTCTCGCATCCGACCGGCCGGCTCGAGCTCTCGAAGACCGACGACCTCGCGGCGGTCGTCCTCGTCGCGGTCCCGCCGTACGACGACGACCGCGTCGCCGCCTTCGACCGCGCCGGCGACGGGATCGAGCTGGTCGTCCTCGACGCGACCCCGCCCGCGGAGTCGGTGCCGGAGTGAGCGTCCCGCGAACCCGAGTTTAAAGGCGACCGAGCGGCTACGAGGAGTCGATGGCAGCACGTCCACCAGGCGGCGACGGGTCCGCTGAACCGGAGGCGATCGAGTTCGGCATCGCCGCGCTCGACGCCCGGCTGGAGGAGTCGGGGATCTCGTTTCCCGCGACGAGCGACGAGATCGTCCGCGCGCTCGATCACCCGGATATCCCCTACGATTCGAAGGGGCGAACGATCGAGCTGGCGACGGCCCTGGAGAGGACCCCCCAGTCGGAGTTCGAGAACGAAACGGAGCTGCTCGACGCGCTGTACCCGGTCTTCGACGAGGCGCGGCGCGGCGGTGGCGGGTTCCTCGACGGGCTCCGAAACGCGCTTCCGTTCTGAGCCGCGGTCCGGGGACTCCGGGTCGGCCTAGGTCGCCTGTTGTTCCGGTTCGACGTCCGGCTCGTCGGTGCCGGTCTCGAGCCGCTCGATGACGTCGTTGATGAGCACCACGTCGCCGACCGCGCGGACCCAGCGGTAGGGGACGATGACGCCGGTGTTGCCGTCGACGCGCCCGGCGAACAGTTCGCCGTTGAGTTCGGCCAGCGCCAGCCCGGTCACGGACTGCGTGTCGAGATCGAGGCGGACGTCCTCCACCTCGCCGACGAAGACACCGTTGTTCGAGTACACCTCTCTGCCGACCAGCGACGTGATCTCCTCGGGAGCAGCGTTCATGTCGGATACGGTCACGAGCGCGCCTATTAAGCGTTCGTTGTCGAACGACGTCCGTCTGACGCGGGAGCCGCTCCGACCCGTCGGGGGACCCCGAACGAGATCGGCGAGACCCGGCTCACGCCGGGAGAGGAGAGAAGAGGAGAGTATCCGCCTCACGCCGGGAGGATCCGCGTCACGCCCGCCGTCTCGGCGACGACCCACGCGATGAAGAGCAGGTACGCGACGAGCAGCGCGTAGGACTCGAGGGTCGTCAGGGCCAGATCCGTCCGGAGGATCCCGAAGAGCAGGACCGTCGCCAGCGTGAGGACCGCGAACATCGGCACGGCGGTCGAGAAGTTCACGGGGACCGCCCCCACGATGAGCACGCCGACGGGGATGACCACGAGCAGGTCGAAGGTGTTCGACCCGAGGACGTTGCCGAGGCTCGTCGCGCTGTTGTCGTCGCGGGCGGACCGCACGCTGACGAGCGTGTCCGGGAGGCTCGTCGCGGCCGCGACGATCGTCATGCCGGCGAGGAACTCGGGGATCCCGAACGCGTGCCCGAGCGACTCGATGGCGGACACCAACGCCTCGACGCTGGCGAGGATGACGAGCAGGCCGGCCGCGAGCCTCCCCCACTCGCGGAGAACGGCGACGTCGGCTCCCGTCTCGGCCTCGTAGTCGCCGGTGTCCTGCCACTGGATGAAGATGTAGAGCCCGTAGACGAAGAGCGGAACCACCGCGAGCGGGCGCGTGATCGATCCCGTCAGACTGGCTCCCGCGGTTCCGGCCGCGGCGACCGTGTCGGCCGTTCCGCCGGCGTCCCCCGTCGCGAGCGCGATCGGCTCGTAGATGACCGCGAGCGCGAACGTGATGACGAGGACGGAGACCGCGAGCATGTAGAACTGCGCCTCCTTGTACACGATCGTCCGGCTCGAGTCGAGGTCGTCGTCGGTCGCGAGCCCCGAGAGCGCGGGGACGACGAGGACGTTGAAGATCGCGGAGCCGACGATCGCGCCGACCCCCATGTCGAAGACGCCGGCGAGCGCGGTGACGACGACGCTCGCGAGCTCCGGGAAGCTCGACCCGATCGCGACGACGACCGTTCCCTGGACGACCGGCGGGAGCCCGTAGTGCGTCGAGAGCCCCTCCGCGGCCTGCTCGAGCCACCCGCTTCCGACCCAGATCGCTCCGCTCGCGGCCACGACCACGAGGACGTTCACGGCCGCGGTGTCGGGAAGGACCCCTCCGAGGACCATCGTCTCCCGGAGCATCGGCGAGCGCGCGAATGAAACCACCGGTGTCGGCGGTTCGCTCGACCGGGCGACGGGACCCGGCGCCGGAGCGAGATCGGCCGAACCCGCCGGCGACGACCCGGGGACGAACCCGACGACCCCGAGGGACTTTTGTCGATCCGAGCGAGAGGGGGTCGCATGGCAACACACTCGAGCGGGTCGGGGACCGACCCGCGGGAGGGGGGCGACTTCGAGTACACGGGCGGGGAGGTCGAGCGCCCCGACCTCGTCGACGCGCTCGACCGCCGCGTCGACGGGGACGTTCGGTTCGACGACTACTCGCGCCGGCTGTACGCGACCGACGCCTCGGCGTACGAGGTGACGCCGATCGGCGTCGTCTTCCCGGAGTCGACCGCGGACGTGGCCGCGGTCCAGGAGTACTGTTTCGAGGAGGGGATTCCGGTGTTGCCGCGCGGCGGCGGCACCTCGCTCGCCGGCCAGACGGTGAACGAGGCGGTGGTCCTCGACTTCTCGAAGGCGATGGACTCGGTGATCGACGCCGACCCCGAGGCGGAGACCGCCCGCGTGGAGGCCGGCGCGTACGTCGGCGACCTCAACGCGGCCGTCGAGCCGCACGGCCTGAAGTTCGCGCCCGACCCCGCCTGGCGCGACAAGTCCGCGGTCGGCGGCGCGATCGGGAACAACTCCACCGGCTCGCACTCGCTGAAGTACGGCAAGACCGACCACTACGTCGAGGAGCTCGAGGTCGTGCTCGCGGACGGGACCGTCGAGACCTTCGGCGCGGAGCGCGTCGACGACCTCCGGGAGTCCGCCGACCCCGAGAGCGACGACCTCCTCCCCCGGATCCACGCGGAGATCGTCCGGATCATCGACGAGGAGGCCGACGCCGTCGACGAGCGGTTCCCGGAGATGAAACGCAACGTCTCCGGCTACAACCTCGACCGCCTGCTCGCGGAGCACCGCGGCGAGTACGGCGAGGAGGGCGTCGTCAACCTCGGCCGGCTCATGGCGGGCAGCGAAGGGACGCTCGCGACGGTGACGGAGGCGACCGTCTCGCTCGTCGAGATCCCGGAGACGAAGGCGGTGGCGCTCCTCACCTACGGCGACCTGCTGGACGCGATGGAGGACGTCGCGCCGATCCTCGAGCACGACCCCGCGGCCGTCGAGGTGATGGACGACGTGTTGCTCGAACTCGCGGCGGACACCCCGGAGTTCGCGGAGGTCGTCGGCATGCTTCCCGAGGGAACCGACTCCGTCCTCCTCGTCGAGTTCTACGCCGAGGACGACGAGGCGGGCCGGCGGAAGGTCGCGGATCTGGTCGCCGACCGCGTCGACGGCGCGGAGACCGTCGCCGAGCCGAGCCCCGGTGCCGCGGAGACGACCGCCCAGCCCCGCCGAGCGCTGGCGGCCATGGAGGCGCACGACGCCGACGAGCGTGCTCGCTTCTGGAAGATGCGCAAGTCGGGGCTTCCGATCCTGCTGTCGCGGACCTCCGACGCCAAACACATCTCCTTCATCGAGGACTGCGCGATCCCGCCGGAACACCTCCCCGAGTACACGCGGGAGTTCCAGGAGATCCTCGAGGACACGGGCACGTTCGCGACGTTCTACGCGCACGCCGGCCCGGGCGTGCTCCACGTCCGGCCGCTGATCGACACGAAGCAGGTCGACGAGGTGGAGACGATGGTCGAGATCGCCGACCGCGTGACCGACGCCGTCGTCCGGCTCGGCGGGTCCGTCTCCGGCGAACACGGCGACGGCCACGCGCGGACCCAGTGGAACCGGAAGCTGTACGGCGACGACCTCTGGGAGGCGTTCCGCGAGTTGAAGACCGCCTTCGACCCCGACTGGCTCCTCAACCCCGGGAACGTCTGCGGGGACTTCGACATGAGCGAGAACCTCCGGTTCGACCCCGACTACGAGTTCGACGCCGGCTTCGACGCCGCGATGCAGTGGGACAACGAGAACGGGATGCAGGGGATGGTCGAGCTCTGTCACGGCTGCGGCGGCTGCCGGGGGCCACAGGAGACGACCGGCGGCGTGATGTGTCCGACCTTCCGGGCCGCCGAGGAGGAGATCCAGTCGACTCGGGGACGGGCGAACATGCTCCGCGGCGCGATGAACGGGGAGCTGCCCGACGACCCGACCGAGGACGAGTTCGTGACCGAGGTGATGGACCTCTGTGTGGGCTGTAAGGGCTGTAAGGTGGACTGTCCGAGCGGCGTCGACATGGCGAAGCTGAAAGCCGAGGTCGAACACGCCCACCACGAGGAGCACGGGGCGAGCCTCAGAACCCGGCTGCTCGGGAAGTTCGAGGACCTCGCGCCGCTGGGCTCCCGGTTCGCCCCGCTCTCGAACCTCCCCGGAAAAGT is part of the Halorubrum aethiopicum genome and encodes:
- a CDS encoding PRC-barrel domain-containing protein encodes the protein MNAAPEEITSLVGREVYSNNGVFVGEVEDVRLDLDTQSVTGLALAELNGELFAGRVDGNTGVIVPYRWVRAVGDVVLINDVIERLETGTDEPDVEPEQQAT
- a CDS encoding sodium:calcium antiporter translates to MVLGGVLPDTAAVNVLVVVAASGAIWVGSGWLEQAAEGLSTHYGLPPVVQGTVVVAIGSSFPELASVVVTALAGVFDMGVGAIVGSAIFNVLVVPALSGLATDDDLDSSRTIVYKEAQFYMLAVSVLVITFALAVIYEPIALATGDAGGTADTVAAAGTAGASLTGSITRPLAVVPLFVYGLYIFIQWQDTGDYEAETGADVAVLREWGRLAAGLLVILASVEALVSAIESLGHAFGIPEFLAGMTIVAAATSLPDTLVSVRSARDDNSATSLGNVLGSNTFDLLVVIPVGVLIVGAVPVNFSTAVPMFAVLTLATVLLFGILRTDLALTTLESYALLVAYLLFIAWVVAETAGVTRILPA
- a CDS encoding DUF3592 domain-containing protein, yielding MSSNTDITVAGREIDPVRGGLLFLVVGLALAGYGGYDYLQQQQAIETAEPVEAVVLETDLDSTSSASSPDVDYYPFVRYEYAYRGERYTATGVYPASVQRSYDTRSAAREAIEEYETGETVTAYVTPDSPGDAFLRKQRSNAPFLAIGIGAVIALMGGRSALRGRRA
- a CDS encoding FAD-binding and (Fe-S)-binding domain-containing protein gives rise to the protein MATHSSGSGTDPREGGDFEYTGGEVERPDLVDALDRRVDGDVRFDDYSRRLYATDASAYEVTPIGVVFPESTADVAAVQEYCFEEGIPVLPRGGGTSLAGQTVNEAVVLDFSKAMDSVIDADPEAETARVEAGAYVGDLNAAVEPHGLKFAPDPAWRDKSAVGGAIGNNSTGSHSLKYGKTDHYVEELEVVLADGTVETFGAERVDDLRESADPESDDLLPRIHAEIVRIIDEEADAVDERFPEMKRNVSGYNLDRLLAEHRGEYGEEGVVNLGRLMAGSEGTLATVTEATVSLVEIPETKAVALLTYGDLLDAMEDVAPILEHDPAAVEVMDDVLLELAADTPEFAEVVGMLPEGTDSVLLVEFYAEDDEAGRRKVADLVADRVDGAETVAEPSPGAAETTAQPRRALAAMEAHDADERARFWKMRKSGLPILLSRTSDAKHISFIEDCAIPPEHLPEYTREFQEILEDTGTFATFYAHAGPGVLHVRPLIDTKQVDEVETMVEIADRVTDAVVRLGGSVSGEHGDGHARTQWNRKLYGDDLWEAFRELKTAFDPDWLLNPGNVCGDFDMSENLRFDPDYEFDAGFDAAMQWDNENGMQGMVELCHGCGGCRGPQETTGGVMCPTFRAAEEEIQSTRGRANMLRGAMNGELPDDPTEDEFVTEVMDLCVGCKGCKVDCPSGVDMAKLKAEVEHAHHEEHGASLRTRLLGKFEDLAPLGSRFAPLSNLPGKVPGAGLVLEKTLGIASERDLPTFRSESLIDWFEARGGAGVSPEAADREVLLFPDVYTAYTSPSAGKAAVRVLEAANCHVEIPDVKGSGRPPHSKGLIAESRATARDTVETLAPDVEAGRDVVVVEPTDAVMLQSDYADLLGGDASDVPDEDVAALSEATFGVMEYVDALRLDEGLDFDAPGERLAYHGHCHQKATKKDHHAVGVLRRAGYGVEPLDTTCCGMAGSFGYEAEHYSMSKAIGEDLFAQVDGSDADEVVASGASCSTQLKERDDAAPEPPHPVEKLAAALA